Proteins encoded together in one Solanum lycopersicum chromosome 7, SLM_r2.1 window:
- the LOC101257680 gene encoding uncharacterized protein, producing the protein MNAYRMDWSRRLDDALWAYRTAYKTPIEKMKKYHDQKIEKREIVVGDLVLLFNSRLRLFSGKLKSKWTGPFLITKVFPHGAVELENKEGASFTVNGQRIKIYLGHAESAHEVVEAYYLDEI; encoded by the exons ATGAATGCTTATAgaatggattggtcaaggaggcttgatgatgctctctGGGCTTACCggacagcatataagactccTATAG agaagatgaagaagtaccatgaccaaaagattgagaagcgcGAAATTGTAGTTGGGGATTTAGTACTTCTGTTTAACTCTAGGCTGCGCTTGTTTTCgggaaaactcaagtccaaatggactggtccattCTTGATCACTAAAGTGTTCCcacatggagcagttgagttggaaaacaAGGAGGGTGCAAGTTTCACGGTCAACGGGCAGAGAATCAAGATATACCTTGGGCATGCGGAGAGTGcccatgaagtggttgaggcatATTACCTTGATGAaatctga
- the LOC138337401 gene encoding uncharacterized protein, whose protein sequence is MRKFDASDEKDKELRGDLANIGQKVVAYAISIKHLELQMAQLSSTVNLRQPGSLSRNIVQNQKNDGHCMAVTTRWGKQTINPPMLYGVEDEVRRDDEVVEVSGELVDKSGEKVEIPQKVTRVPRPPPSFPKRLVKETEGGKYQYFITMLKQLSINVLLIEALKQISGYAKFMKDMVTKKRSVSFEEDDRMQYCSVIATRSLVQNKEDPGAFTILCTIGLLHFSKALCDIGASINLMPLSKPTAIRFLMDDRMEKRPIGILHYVLVTVKSFIFPTDFVILDCEVDFDVTIMLGSPFLATNRTLVDMKKYK, encoded by the coding sequence ATGAGGaagtttgatgctagtgatgagaaaGACAAAGAGTTGAGAGGTGATTTGGCTAATATTGGGCAAAAGGTTGTTGCATATGCAATCTCaattaagcatcttgagttgcaaatggcccaattgtctTCTACTGTGAACCTACGTCAACCGGGTAGTCTTTCTAGAAACATTgtccaaaatcaaaaaaatgatggacattgcatGGCAGTGACTACTCGATGGGGTAAGCAAACCATTAATCCACCTATGTTGTATGGCGTAGAAGATGAGGTGAGAAGAGATGATGAGGTAGTGGAAGTTAGTGGTGAGTTGGTAGACAAATCGGGGGAAAAAGTTGAGATACCCCAAAAGGTGACCCGCGTTCCTAGACCACCCCCATCATTCCCAAAAAGATTAGTGAAAGAGACTGAGGGTggtaaatatcaatattttattactatgttgaaaCAGCTTTCCATTAATGTCCTTTTGATAGAAGCTCTTAAGCAAATatccggttatgccaagtttatgaaagatatggttacTAAGAAGAGATCGGTAAGTTTTGAGGAGGACGATCGGATGCAATattgtagtgttattgctacaaggtctcttgtgcaaaataaagaagatccgggtgcttTCACTATTTTATGTACCATCgggttgttacacttttctaaagcattatgtgatattGGAGCaagtataaatctcatgcctttatcaaagcccactgcgatacGGTTTCTGATGGACGATCGAATGGAGAAGAGgcctattgggatactccatTATGTGTTGGTGACGGTAAAGTCATTTATATTCCCTaccgattttgttattcttgactGTGAGGTAGATTTTGACGTGACTATTATGCTTGGGAGTCCATTCCTTGCTACCAATCGCACCTTGGTTGACATGAAAAAGTACAAATGA